Proteins encoded within one genomic window of Fibrobacter sp. UWR4:
- a CDS encoding DNA topoisomerase III → MATATKTTKTKAAKPATKAAPKAKKAAAPADGKTLIIAEKPSVALDLVKVLGQKNFTKGNGVYESDTTIVSHAIGHLVEIADPKEIDERYKKWEMSTLPMLPEKFPLSANPQTKSQLSILSKLIKRKDVTTIVNACDAGREGELIFFYILDYVLKGKFTGKTIKRLWMQSMTPAAIQEAFDNMRDGADMENLKAAAICRSEADWLIGMNGSRGLTAYNSSMGGFQITPCGRVQTPTLAIIVNREEERHQFVPKKFWSIDAEFDNDGNTYAGKWFTADGDSKQKQIFDEKKVQDILKKCKGKTGTIQETTAPSFQKCGPLYDLTTLQREANNRFGFSAKTTLSIAQALYERHKATTYPRTDSRCLPEDYVGPVKTTLGKITGSLSTFAQAALNNNWVVKTPKVFDNKKISDHFAIIPTGVMPTDLSEAEQKVFNMICQRFIAVFYPPAKYLNTTRITTVEKETFITEGKILVEPGFKAVYGKDADDEANIPQLKGDKAKAVEVTSKEDFTKPPAHYTESTLLSMMESAGKLVEDEELRDAMKERGLGTPATRAAIIEKLVTDKYVVRDGKDMIATAKAFDLIKVLKAMDIEALTSPELTGEWEYKMEQIEKGKETRENFMNGIVEMTRTMVKNIKGFKEESTTGEASFSPVNGKKVFETVSRYTTEDGIVIRKMIGGKRLSNEEIVELLTNRKLGPLTGFRSKKGAEFSAVVIINDQNKIEFVFDDNKEGAEIELGQQVGNSPLDNSAVYETMTGYVSDSYVKKEPSGLQLPKILLGKEIPLEQIQKMLSGTEVKTDLIKGFRSNKTHRTFDAFLYIDKKGKLKFDFPPREFKPRRWGAKKAAASSSSEDYVP, encoded by the coding sequence ATGGCAACTGCAACGAAAACAACTAAGACCAAAGCCGCAAAGCCAGCCACCAAGGCTGCTCCTAAAGCCAAAAAAGCCGCAGCTCCCGCGGATGGCAAGACTTTGATTATTGCAGAAAAACCAAGCGTCGCCCTGGACCTGGTAAAGGTCCTTGGTCAGAAGAACTTTACCAAGGGTAACGGCGTCTATGAAAGCGACACTACCATCGTGAGCCACGCCATCGGCCACCTGGTGGAAATTGCCGATCCCAAGGAAATCGACGAACGCTACAAGAAGTGGGAAATGAGCACGCTGCCCATGTTGCCGGAAAAGTTCCCCCTTTCCGCCAATCCCCAGACCAAGAGCCAGCTCTCCATTTTAAGCAAGCTGATCAAGCGCAAGGATGTAACAACCATCGTAAACGCATGCGATGCTGGCCGCGAAGGTGAACTGATTTTCTTCTACATCCTGGACTACGTCCTGAAGGGCAAGTTTACAGGCAAGACAATCAAGCGCCTGTGGATGCAGAGTATGACACCTGCGGCCATCCAGGAAGCTTTTGACAACATGCGCGACGGCGCCGACATGGAAAACCTGAAGGCAGCAGCTATTTGCCGCAGTGAAGCCGACTGGCTCATCGGTATGAACGGCAGCCGCGGTCTGACCGCTTACAACAGCTCCATGGGCGGCTTCCAGATTACCCCCTGCGGTCGAGTGCAGACCCCGACGCTTGCCATCATTGTGAACCGCGAGGAAGAACGCCATCAGTTCGTTCCCAAGAAGTTCTGGTCCATTGACGCAGAATTTGATAACGACGGCAACACCTACGCCGGTAAGTGGTTCACTGCAGATGGCGACAGCAAGCAGAAACAGATTTTTGACGAAAAAAAGGTCCAGGACATCCTGAAAAAATGCAAGGGCAAGACCGGCACCATTCAGGAGACCACCGCACCTAGTTTCCAGAAGTGCGGTCCTTTGTACGACCTGACTACCTTGCAGCGTGAAGCCAACAACCGCTTCGGCTTTAGCGCCAAAACCACCCTTTCTATTGCCCAGGCTCTGTACGAACGTCATAAGGCAACCACCTACCCTCGTACCGACAGCCGTTGCCTCCCCGAAGACTATGTAGGTCCGGTAAAAACAACTCTGGGTAAGATTACAGGAAGCCTCAGCACCTTTGCCCAGGCAGCCTTGAACAACAACTGGGTAGTAAAGACTCCTAAGGTCTTCGACAACAAGAAAATTTCGGACCACTTTGCCATTATTCCTACTGGCGTTATGCCCACGGACTTAAGCGAAGCAGAACAGAAAGTATTCAACATGATCTGCCAGCGTTTTATTGCCGTGTTCTACCCGCCTGCAAAGTACCTGAACACCACCCGTATTACCACCGTAGAAAAGGAAACCTTCATTACGGAAGGTAAGATTCTGGTGGAACCGGGTTTCAAGGCCGTTTATGGTAAGGATGCGGACGACGAAGCAAATATCCCGCAGCTGAAGGGCGACAAGGCCAAGGCAGTGGAAGTCACTTCCAAGGAAGACTTTACCAAGCCTCCTGCACACTACACCGAAAGCACTCTCCTTTCTATGATGGAAAGTGCAGGTAAACTGGTGGAAGACGAAGAACTTCGCGACGCCATGAAGGAACGAGGCCTCGGAACTCCCGCAACCCGTGCAGCCATTATTGAAAAGCTGGTCACCGACAAGTATGTGGTCCGTGACGGTAAGGATATGATCGCTACCGCCAAGGCATTCGACCTGATCAAGGTCCTGAAGGCTATGGACATCGAAGCTCTCACAAGCCCGGAACTGACCGGCGAGTGGGAATACAAGATGGAACAGATCGAGAAGGGTAAGGAAACCCGCGAGAACTTCATGAATGGCATTGTGGAAATGACCCGCACCATGGTGAAGAACATCAAGGGATTCAAGGAAGAAAGCACCACTGGAGAAGCAAGCTTTAGCCCGGTAAACGGCAAGAAGGTTTTCGAAACCGTAAGCCGCTACACCACTGAAGATGGAATCGTCATCCGTAAGATGATTGGTGGCAAGCGCCTTTCCAACGAAGAAATTGTAGAACTTCTCACAAATAGAAAGTTGGGTCCCCTTACTGGTTTCCGCAGCAAGAAGGGCGCAGAATTTTCTGCCGTCGTGATTATTAACGACCAGAATAAAATCGAGTTCGTCTTTGACGACAACAAGGAAGGTGCCGAAATTGAATTAGGCCAGCAGGTGGGCAACTCCCCTCTGGACAATTCTGCGGTGTACGAAACCATGACGGGCTACGTCAGCGATAGCTATGTGAAGAAGGAACCTAGCGGCCTGCAGCTGCCTAAAATTCTTCTGGGTAAGGAAATCCCTCTGGAACAGATTCAGAAGATGCTTTCCGGTACGGAAGTGAAGACGGATCTGATCAAGGGTTTCCGCAGCAACAAGACTCACCGCACCTTCGATGCATTCCTGTACATCGATAAGAAGGGTAAGCTGAAGTTTGATTTCCCGCCCCGCGAATTCAAGCCGCGCCGCTGGGGAGCAAAGAAAGCTGCTGCCAGCAGCTCTAGCGAAGACTACGTTCCGTAA
- a CDS encoding glycosyltransferase: MVFTTITYIVTGLLAAFCLFYAYLEFRFFRALGIVRKGNSDVEPPPKVSILIAARNEEVGIRETLDSVMAQDYRGFWEVWVADDRSTDSTPKILAEYAARYPENFHVLTIKEIPEGASPKKFALSQMIEACDGEVLCLTDADCIVKPTWVTGIVAEFEPGIELVAGHSYIPTIKGKSSVLVCMQAVETLIYRVAGTAGLAMHLPLTSTGNNLAYRKSFFKSVKGFEGVLKIQSGDDDLLMQKLAADRPWAMRYCISESTFVTTNGKETLKELWEQRKRWASKTVYYTPKIVFVLSMVFLFLLMQCVAAVLSPFSFTVFAATVITFVIKCAGDLILILRGLRVFRQEHLIKWCIPVEFIHAPFTVLAVIFGVLGRFKWK, encoded by the coding sequence ATGGTATTTACGACGATCACCTATATCGTTACCGGGCTGTTGGCAGCGTTCTGCCTATTCTACGCCTACCTGGAGTTTAGATTCTTCAGGGCTCTGGGGATCGTACGCAAAGGGAACTCCGACGTGGAGCCCCCTCCTAAGGTAAGCATCCTGATTGCCGCCCGTAACGAGGAAGTCGGCATCCGGGAGACCCTGGATTCCGTCATGGCCCAGGATTACCGCGGTTTTTGGGAAGTCTGGGTAGCGGATGACCGCAGTACGGACAGCACTCCCAAGATTTTGGCAGAATATGCCGCCAGGTATCCGGAAAATTTTCACGTTCTGACCATCAAGGAAATTCCCGAAGGAGCTAGCCCCAAGAAATTCGCCCTGAGCCAGATGATCGAAGCCTGCGACGGAGAAGTTCTCTGCCTGACCGATGCGGACTGCATCGTGAAACCCACTTGGGTCACAGGCATTGTGGCAGAATTTGAACCCGGCATCGAACTGGTGGCGGGACACTCCTACATTCCCACCATCAAGGGAAAATCCAGCGTGCTGGTTTGCATGCAGGCAGTGGAAACTCTTATATACAGGGTGGCAGGTACAGCAGGCCTGGCCATGCATCTCCCCCTCACCAGTACCGGAAACAACCTGGCCTATCGCAAGAGTTTCTTCAAGAGCGTCAAGGGATTCGAAGGGGTTCTCAAGATCCAGAGTGGTGATGACGACCTGCTGATGCAAAAATTGGCAGCAGACCGCCCCTGGGCCATGCGCTATTGCATTTCCGAGAGCACTTTCGTCACCACCAACGGCAAGGAAACACTGAAGGAACTTTGGGAGCAACGAAAGCGTTGGGCCTCCAAGACAGTCTACTACACCCCGAAAATCGTATTCGTGCTGAGCATGGTATTCCTGTTCCTGCTCATGCAGTGTGTAGCTGCGGTCCTCTCCCCTTTTAGCTTTACCGTTTTTGCAGCCACCGTAATCACCTTTGTGATCAAGTGTGCTGGCGACCTGATTTTAATACTCCGAGGGTTACGTGTATTTAGGCAGGAACACCTGATCAAGTGGTGCATTCCTGTGGAATTCATACACGCCCCTTTTACAGTCCTGGCCGTTATTTTCGGCGTGCTTGGACGCTTTAAATGGAAGTAA
- a CDS encoding DUF177 domain-containing protein yields the protein MRIDIAQTLNEPEDRQVVWSHADAPELFDELHLKGDLVAQVLVSPEGDNKWLVTGTISGVQTLTCSRSLEPFDRPFSTEIVVEVERIQIGKQELDEDDVDVYAYKIPLGQYFVDVSECVRELILLQEPQAPVKNPDEDFIFVTNNNPAEDDAGEKPTDPRWDKLKALKDKMSKGN from the coding sequence TTGAGAATCGATATTGCACAAACACTGAATGAACCCGAAGACCGCCAGGTGGTCTGGTCCCATGCCGATGCCCCTGAACTCTTCGACGAACTGCACCTAAAGGGCGATCTGGTAGCTCAGGTGCTGGTTAGCCCCGAAGGCGACAACAAGTGGCTTGTGACTGGTACGATCTCCGGCGTGCAGACGCTAACCTGCTCCCGCTCTCTGGAACCTTTTGACCGACCCTTCTCCACTGAAATCGTGGTCGAAGTCGAACGAATCCAGATTGGAAAACAGGAACTTGACGAGGATGACGTTGACGTCTATGCCTACAAGATCCCCCTGGGGCAGTACTTCGTAGATGTTTCCGAGTGCGTTCGTGAGCTTATTTTGCTTCAGGAACCCCAAGCACCCGTGAAAAATCCTGACGAAGATTTTATCTTTGTAACAAACAACAATCCAGCCGAGGATGACGCTGGCGAAAAGCCGACGGACCCCCGCTGGGATAAACTCAAGGCCCTGAAGGACAAAATGTCCAAGGGTAACTAG
- the rpmF gene encoding 50S ribosomal protein L32, producing the protein MAVPKRKTSTARRDKRRTHWKMEVPAMATCDHCGSVKRPHRVCPVCGFYNGVEVVDMKAEA; encoded by the coding sequence ATGGCAGTACCTAAAAGAAAAACTTCCACCGCTCGTCGTGACAAGCGTCGTACCCACTGGAAGATGGAAGTGCCCGCTATGGCTACTTGCGATCATTGCGGTTCCGTGAAGCGCCCGCACCGCGTGTGCCCGGTTTGCGGTTTCTACAATGGTGTCGAAGTTGTCGACATGAAGGCCGAAGCCTAA